The Methanosphaera sp. BMS genome contains a region encoding:
- a CDS encoding DUF2284 domain-containing protein: protein MIKKEDIPTLYTTEEIIKTIPTSEYKEKYVNLNTTMSACRQCPNYSKNWACPEFKEDVLKYWDEYDNLELTLTKIIFKKDTMNKQYSQEELMLIVDNSLFRQRNILISQMEEKERRMNGKLLSAGYCGQCDRCSRLDNKECRYPDKCHNSIESIGGLVGDTLSGVFDEEIKWIEDSKLPENLSLLMGLLY from the coding sequence ATGATTAAAAAAGAGGATATACCTACCCTATACACTACTGAAGAAATTATAAAAACAATTCCGACAAGCGAATATAAAGAAAAGTATGTTAATTTAAACACTACCATGAGTGCATGTAGACAATGCCCCAATTACTCTAAAAACTGGGCATGTCCCGAGTTTAAGGAAGATGTGCTGAAATATTGGGATGAATATGACAATCTTGAATTAACCCTGACAAAGATCATATTCAAAAAAGATACAATGAACAAACAATATAGTCAAGAAGAACTAATGTTAATAGTCGATAATTCACTATTCAGGCAGAGAAATATATTGATATCCCAGATGGAAGAAAAGGAAAGAAGAATGAATGGTAAATTATTATCGGCGGGCTATTGTGGCCAATGCGATAGATGCTCAAGATTGGATAACAAAGAATGCAGATATCCTGATAAATGTCATAATAGCATTGAGTCAATCGGCGGATTGGTTGGTGACACATTAAGTGGAGTATTTGATGAAGAAATTAAGTGGATTGAAGACTCCAAACTTCCGGAAAACCTGTCATTGCTTATGGGTCTTCTTTACTAA
- a CDS encoding TIR domain-containing protein — MTNETKNIYISYNHTDKYFKDKLNKIIGEKYKITSSPQEYSIKNNINRYFEQLENNSEDIVIVLIGTDTYKSKNVDWEIEYGLSHDSCIIGLCLPTNDDYRKKTVNPSKLPIKLVNNLYSGYASYFDWTDNIEDLEEYIDISYNQKMNKHAIMF; from the coding sequence ATGACAAATGAAACAAAAAATATCTACATCAGTTATAATCATACGGACAAATACTTCAAAGACAAATTAAACAAAATAATTGGAGAAAAATATAAAATCACATCATCTCCACAGGAATATTCAATCAAGAATAACATTAATAGGTACTTTGAACAACTAGAAAACAACAGCGAAGATATAGTAATCGTATTAATAGGTACGGATACATATAAAAGCAAGAATGTTGACTGGGAAATAGAGTACGGCCTTAGTCATGACTCCTGCATAATCGGATTATGTCTACCAACAAATGATGACTATAGGAAAAAAACGGTTAATCCCAGCAAACTGCCAATAAAACTAGTCAACAACCTATATTCAGGATATGCTTCATATTTTGACTGGACAGATAACATTGAAGATTTAGAAGAGTACATTGACATCAGCTATAATCAAAAAATGAATAAACATGCCATAATGTTCTAA
- a CDS encoding type II toxin-antitoxin system VapC family toxin, with the protein MIFIDSSFLISLLTENEKRNQHSVELSKNITEHRVINNLVLSETLNGIRRYNKRVDLNTIYELITQIFDIDYLGQEDYSEAVNRYNYYNGAINYSDCLILKNMEDRNINKILSYDTDFDKVKGIRRVY; encoded by the coding sequence ATGATTTTTATAGACTCTTCTTTTTTAATCTCACTTTTAACTGAAAATGAGAAACGAAATCAGCATTCGGTTGAATTATCAAAAAATATTACAGAACATAGGGTAATAAACAATTTGGTTTTATCAGAAACATTAAATGGAATAAGACGATACAATAAACGAGTAGATTTGAATACAATTTATGAACTGATTACTCAAATATTCGACATTGATTATCTTGGACAAGAGGATTATTCTGAAGCAGTAAACAGATATAATTATTATAACGGTGCAATAAATTACTCTGATTGTTTAATATTAAAAAATATGGAGGACAGGAATATAAATAAAATTTTAAGTTATGATACTGACTTTGATAAGGTTAAAGGCATCAGAAGAGTATATTGA
- a CDS encoding ATP-binding protein, translating to MEKKYLKRYMDDDLERYLRMIGAILIVGPKWCGKTTTAERHANSIIKLQDIKKQETYRFWSETDPSKLLEGEKPKLIDEWQMAPILWDAVRNSVDELGGEGLYILTGSTVVDENKIMHSGTGRIHRVLMRPMSLYESLESNGKISLMELFNNPELNIDGITSDLTVEELIFATCRGGWPASVTKKDKEAQLFVAKSYVQNICNTDVSKIDGVRRNPDKVQSLLKSLARNNSTLVKNKTIIADVNANEKMSNGTYYSYIKALKELFVIEEIRGWSPDIKSKTSMRSKNKKVFIDPSIATASLQMSPEACMDDLYLFGFLFENLCIRDLSIYTSPLDGKIYYYHDKSDIEIDCVVYLNDNRYALIECKLGSEKINEGAKNLLKINKLIEENDELKNPSFLAVLTGGEIAYTRPDGVKVIPIGCLKQ from the coding sequence ATGGAAAAAAAATACTTGAAACGATACATGGATGATGACTTAGAAAGATATCTTAGAATGATTGGTGCAATATTGATTGTAGGACCAAAATGGTGTGGAAAAACCACAACAGCAGAAAGACACGCCAATAGTATTATTAAATTACAAGACATCAAAAAACAAGAAACCTATAGATTCTGGTCAGAAACAGATCCTTCCAAACTGCTTGAAGGAGAAAAACCCAAATTAATAGATGAATGGCAAATGGCACCAATACTATGGGATGCTGTGCGAAATAGTGTGGATGAACTAGGCGGGGAAGGATTATATATCCTTACTGGTTCAACAGTCGTGGATGAAAATAAAATAATGCATTCAGGAACTGGAAGAATACATAGGGTACTGATGAGGCCCATGAGTTTATATGAAAGCCTAGAATCCAATGGAAAAATATCATTAATGGAACTATTTAATAATCCTGAATTGAATATTGATGGAATTACATCGGATTTAACAGTTGAAGAACTGATATTTGCCACATGCCGTGGAGGATGGCCTGCATCAGTAACGAAAAAGGATAAAGAAGCACAACTGTTTGTAGCTAAATCATATGTACAAAATATATGCAATACTGATGTTTCCAAAATTGATGGTGTTAGAAGAAACCCGGATAAAGTACAAAGTCTTCTTAAATCCCTCGCAAGAAATAATTCAACACTCGTTAAAAACAAAACAATAATAGCAGACGTTAATGCTAATGAAAAGATGAGTAACGGTACATATTACTCATATATCAAAGCACTAAAAGAGTTGTTTGTAATAGAAGAAATACGAGGATGGTCACCAGATATCAAATCAAAAACCTCCATGAGATCAAAAAACAAAAAAGTCTTCATCGATCCGTCAATAGCGACTGCTTCATTACAAATGAGTCCTGAAGCGTGCATGGATGATTTATACTTATTTGGTTTCCTATTTGAAAACCTATGTATCAGAGATTTAAGTATATACACAAGCCCACTTGACGGAAAAATATATTATTATCATGATAAATCAGACATCGAAATCGATTGTGTAGTTTATTTAAATGATAACCGATATGCATTAATAGAATGCAAATTAGGTAGTGAAAAAATTAATGAAGGAGCCAAAAACCTATTGAAAATCAATAAGCTAATAGAAGAAAATGATGAACTTAAAAATCCAAGTTTCCTAGCTGTCCTAACCGGAGGAGAAATTGCATATACACGCCCAGATGGAGTGAAGGTTATACCAATAGGATGCCTGAAACAATGA
- a CDS encoding AbrB/MazE/SpoVT family DNA-binding domain-containing protein — protein MIESNIYKGFQIHIPKVIREKHKLTLEDKLIWESRDDEILIKVKRQRNLSDLANLVTADEEFDAVEVKKLSGRGEL, from the coding sequence ATGATTGAATCTAATATATACAAAGGTTTTCAAATACATATTCCTAAGGTTATTCGTGAAAAACACAAATTAACACTTGAAGATAAGTTAATTTGGGAATCAAGGGATGATGAAATACTTATCAAAGTTAAAAGACAAAGAAATTTGAGTGATTTGGCAAATTTAGTAACTGCAGATGAAGAATTTGATGCTGTTGAAGTTAAAAAACTTTCTGGGAGGGGTGAACTGTAA
- a CDS encoding DUF2207 domain-containing protein, with protein sequence MNYKNIAAIIIILIAIFLILSYVFQPNYSIPEATKHIEVRDDGSCVITEEIIMDIKGSVNGTYRDLPVKGNQSVTNISVETPGYYNNMELGGNSTNTRIRVWLYNDKEHTQKINNQKVPVIYKYTYNNALKIYDDVADFQYTSWGSQWDSKIDTLKTIVTIPGSNSQTEVFNNPDTHIKQSTWNANGELETIAENIPAHTTLEQRILMPTTYFKSTENAEVIHDDAKAIIEEDQRKYADKIFYENLFYKLIGIVIVLDCIIPLIIWAKYGREVEIDYNAEYESDVPMDLKPVEANGLFYVDVGMVYKEVFNSVILDLINNKYFKIISSNPDDTILRVTDKDTSTLEEYEVDIIDYLNSFKDADNNISLAGIADKETYDHYSEFKNNWLKKAQDSISDSMIKRYFDDKGTKMFNKALFILFIISIIITIFAIMLIGILPILENYRYLLFIIFLAIPIIIYVIVPNSYPGRWTKEGRVANAQWQNFRKYITDYSLIDQNPPESVQIWGKYLVYAAALGKANEACDSLQRYISAKKLSDKDIATNNLVLFASNGGYSNLTSSFGTIVESSYSDSGNYGSSGGGGFGGGGGGTF encoded by the coding sequence ATGAACTATAAAAACATAGCCGCCATAATAATTATACTGATAGCCATATTTCTAATACTTTCATATGTTTTTCAGCCAAATTACAGCATACCAGAGGCAACAAAGCATATAGAAGTAAGGGATGATGGATCCTGTGTAATAACAGAGGAAATTATTATGGACATAAAAGGCTCAGTAAACGGTACATATAGGGATTTACCGGTAAAAGGTAATCAATCAGTGACAAATATATCGGTAGAAACGCCCGGCTACTATAATAATATGGAATTGGGTGGTAATAGTACAAATACCCGTATACGTGTATGGCTGTATAACGATAAGGAACATACCCAAAAGATAAACAATCAAAAAGTCCCAGTAATCTATAAATACACATACAACAACGCTTTGAAGATATATGATGACGTGGCAGACTTCCAGTACACCTCATGGGGTAGTCAATGGGATTCAAAAATAGATACACTAAAAACTATTGTAACAATACCTGGATCCAATTCACAGACCGAAGTGTTCAACAATCCGGATACTCATATAAAACAATCTACTTGGAATGCTAATGGTGAATTGGAGACAATAGCCGAGAATATACCAGCACATACAACATTAGAACAAAGAATACTCATGCCAACAACATACTTTAAAAGTACAGAAAATGCTGAAGTTATCCATGATGATGCAAAAGCAATAATAGAAGAGGACCAGAGAAAATATGCTGATAAGATATTCTATGAAAACCTGTTTTATAAATTGATTGGAATAGTAATCGTCCTTGATTGTATCATACCATTAATCATATGGGCTAAATATGGTAGGGAAGTTGAAATTGATTACAATGCAGAATATGAATCTGATGTTCCAATGGATTTAAAACCGGTAGAGGCAAATGGCCTTTTTTACGTAGATGTAGGTATGGTATATAAAGAAGTATTCAATTCAGTAATATTGGACTTGATTAACAACAAATACTTTAAAATCATATCCTCCAACCCCGATGATACAATACTACGGGTGACTGATAAGGATACATCAACCTTGGAAGAATATGAAGTTGATATTATAGATTACTTAAACAGCTTTAAAGACGCTGACAATAACATATCACTGGCAGGTATAGCTGATAAGGAAACATACGACCATTACAGTGAATTCAAGAATAATTGGCTAAAAAAGGCACAGGATTCAATATCTGATTCAATGATTAAACGCTACTTTGATGATAAAGGAACAAAAATGTTCAACAAGGCACTATTCATATTATTTATTATAAGTATCATAATAACAATATTTGCCATAATGCTCATAGGAATACTTCCAATACTTGAAAATTATCGCTATTTGCTATTCATAATATTCTTAGCCATACCAATCATAATATACGTTATTGTTCCCAATTCATATCCTGGAAGATGGACAAAAGAAGGAAGAGTTGCAAATGCACAATGGCAAAATTTTAGGAAATACATAACAGATTACAGTTTAATAGATCAGAATCCCCCAGAATCAGTACAGATATGGGGTAAGTACCTGGTATATGCAGCAGCACTTGGAAAAGCTAATGAAGCATGTGATAGCCTGCAGAGATATATCAGTGCAAAGAAACTATCCGACAAGGATATAGCGACCAATAATTTGGTATTGTTTGCTTCAAATGGTGGATATTCTAATTTAACATCCTCATTCGGTACAATCGTTGAATCATCATACTCTGATTCCGGTAATTATGGAAGTTCCGGTGGTGGAGGATTCGGTGGAGGTGGAGGAGGAACGTTTTAG
- a CDS encoding metallophosphoesterase gives MNNKEIILPKKGRLIVVTDIHGNYDNYQKYLKLWNKKDKDSHIVFVGDLIHKTSGYDQSIEIMDDIIEKTERYDNFHVLLGNHEWAHITNNDIYKNGKNQKWAFEKLIEAKKGSIQPTLENYIEFFKSMPYFIKTENGLFISHSGPSRDIKSIKDYNNIFDEDYENHLLYEFLWNRPGDYTKSDVENFLDIIDSNCMIIGHTNVNGFKKIGPQIIITSSEMTENKTYFDIDLKRQINNMDELMEYMKFL, from the coding sequence ATGAACAACAAAGAAATAATCCTCCCAAAAAAAGGCAGATTAATAGTCGTAACAGACATACATGGAAACTATGATAACTATCAAAAATACCTTAAACTATGGAACAAAAAGGATAAAGATTCACATATAGTATTTGTAGGAGACCTTATCCATAAAACATCCGGCTATGACCAGTCAATTGAAATAATGGATGATATAATAGAAAAAACAGAAAGATATGATAACTTCCATGTACTACTGGGAAACCATGAATGGGCACACATCACAAATAATGACATCTACAAAAATGGAAAAAACCAAAAATGGGCCTTTGAAAAACTTATAGAAGCAAAAAAAGGAAGCATTCAACCGACGCTAGAAAACTATATTGAATTTTTCAAGTCAATGCCATACTTTATCAAAACAGAAAACGGACTCTTCATATCACATAGCGGCCCGTCAAGAGATATCAAATCAATAAAAGACTACAATAACATATTCGATGAGGACTATGAAAATCACCTATTATATGAATTCCTATGGAACAGACCCGGCGACTATACCAAAAGCGATGTGGAAAATTTCCTAGACATTATTGACTCAAACTGCATGATTATAGGACATACAAATGTAAATGGATTTAAAAAAATAGGACCTCAGATAATAATAACTTCCAGTGAAATGACAGAAAATAAAACATACTTCGACATTGACTTGAAAAGACAGATTAACAATATGGATGAACTGATGGAATACATGAAGTTTTTATAG
- a CDS encoding vWA domain-containing protein: MNNNESYTKMRKLNSFEDITKHDDEEIDLVLLLDKSESMCDIAEETLVGFNSFIEREKYENPNILVTLVLFDKQYKVLYSKKPIGRIEKLTREDFYADGCTALYDAIGTAINNVDKFAGNKVLFVITTDGLENSSMEYNFSDINKLIENHNWEFLFIGANIDSYSEAGKIGITPLHSANYTKSQYGVNRLFNSISLAIRNVRNSQPLSDNWKRDLS; this comes from the coding sequence ATGAACAACAATGAATCTTATACAAAAATGAGAAAGCTTAACTCTTTTGAGGATATAACTAAACATGATGATGAAGAAATTGATTTAGTATTGTTATTGGATAAGAGTGAATCGATGTGTGATATTGCAGAAGAAACTCTTGTTGGATTTAACTCTTTTATTGAAAGAGAAAAATATGAAAATCCCAATATATTAGTTACACTGGTACTGTTTGACAAACAATATAAAGTTTTATACAGTAAAAAACCTATTGGCCGAATAGAGAAGTTAACACGTGAAGATTTTTATGCTGATGGCTGCACTGCTTTATATGATGCTATTGGAACAGCTATAAATAATGTTGACAAGTTTGCAGGAAATAAGGTGTTATTTGTAATTACCACTGATGGATTGGAAAACTCTTCAATGGAATATAACTTCTCTGATATCAATAAACTTATTGAGAACCATAATTGGGAATTCTTATTTATCGGAGCGAACATTGATTCATACAGTGAAGCAGGCAAAATCGGCATTACTCCATTACATAGTGCCAATTACACTAAAAGCCAATATGGAGTTAATCGATTATTTAACTCTATATCCCTTGCCATTAGAAATGTTAGGAATTCACAACCGTTATCCGATAACTGGAAAAGAGATTTGAGCTAA